The Flavobacterium sp. N2270 genome contains the following window.
TTTATTTTGTTACAGATATTTTTTTAAATTCTAAATAAGAGTAAATAACGGGAACAATAGTTATTATTGCCGTGATTCCTAAAAAAGTATAAACTTGAATTTTATTTGGAAGTACAAAGGTCAATGCCATAAAAATTCCGCCAATAAACCACATTTTACCTCCTAAAAGATGTGTTTTTTTCCAAACTTCTTCGTTTTCTAAAGTCCAAGGTGTTTTTATACCAATAAAATAATTTGGCTTTATGGTTTTAAAATAGTTTCCTAAAAAAGCGAAGAATAAACCAATTATAACAAATAATAATTGCGGATTACTATTTTTTTGTTGTGCACTATATAGAATAAAAATGGCTAAGC
Protein-coding sequences here:
- a CDS encoding SdpI family protein, which encodes MINLKKELPFIAIAFLPFLYLAYIWNNLPDKVPMHWNGAGEIDRYGDKKELVLMLVMLVGITYFVFLIIPKIDPKGKLQNMGNKLNTLRMALTVFMSGLAIFILYSAQQKNSNPQLLFVIIGLFFAFLGNYFKTIKPNYFIGIKTPWTLENEEVWKKTHLLGGKMWFIGGIFMALTFVLPNKIQVYTFLGITAIITIVPVIYSYLEFKKISVTK